The Vibrio aphrogenes genomic interval AAATGAAAAGAACCAACCAGACGTTTTAATTGAGCAGCAAGAGTCAGAGATTCCAGAGGGCGTTAGCAATAAATCAGCAATCTTTTGGGTGATTGTCGGCCTAATTTTATTGCCCATTGCGGCTGATTTATTAGTCGATAACGCCGTGGTTATCGCCAAATACTTTGGCATGAGTGACTTGGTAATTGGGTTAACCATCATCGCTATCGGAACCAGTTTACCTGAGCTTGCCGCCTCTTTAGCCGGTGTTCTAAAAGGTGAAGATGACATGGCGGTGGGTAATATCATTGGCTCCAATATTTTCAATATCTTAGCCGTGATGGGGATTCCAGGGTTAATTAACCCATCTATCCTCAGCGAATATGCCATGAATCGTGATTTTTGGGTTATGTTAGCGGTCTCTTTATTATTAGTCGTGATGGCTTTGGGTAAGTCTCGTAGCATTAATCGCATCGAAGGTGGCATTTTGTTCCTTTGCTTCTTAGCTTATCAAGGCTATCTGTTTTACAATGTTAGTGCTTAAATGATGGCGACGATGTCAGCCCTTTAGAGACTCCTCTCCCAAACAGAGACTCTAATAAACAATCATATTCACTCATAAAAATTAACTACTAGGAATAGGATTCATGTCGACTTCTTTTGATTATTGCGCAGTGGCTAATCAAGTTCTTTCCATTGAGATGCGCGGCTTGCAGCAGTTAACCCAATATTTTAATGAAAACTTTAGTCGTGCCTGCGACATGCTCCTTAATAACCAAGGAAAAGTGGTTGTAATGGGAATGGGTAAGTCGGGCCACATTGGTAAAAAAATTGCGGCCACTTTGGCCAGTACCGGAACCTCGGCCTTCTTTGTTCATCCTGGTGAAGCCAGTCATGGTGACCTCGGCATGATTGAATCTGGCGATGTGGTGCTGGCGATTTCCAATTCTGGCGAATCCTCTGAAATTCTCGCGTTATACCCCGTATTGAAACGTCGTCATATTCCGATTATTGGTATGACGGGAAAACCTGAATCTAACATGGCAAAATTGGCTGATCTGCATCTTCAAATTACCGTTCCAGAAGAAGCTTGCCCATTAGATCTTGCACCCACAACCAGCACCACCGCCACGTTAGTGATGGGAGATGCCTTAGCGGTCGCCATCATGCAAGCACGAGGATTTACCGCTGAAGATTTTGCACTTTCTCATCCAGGTGGTGCATTAGGCAGAAAACTGCTGCTCAAATTATCCGATATTATGCATTCAGGCGAAGCCCTTCCTATGGTTTCTCAAGACGCACTGATTCGTGATGCGCTCTTAGAAGTCTCCCAAAAAGGCTTAGGTATGACCGCGATCGTCGCAGATGATATGACCTTGTTAGGCATTTTCACTGACGGTGATTTACGTCGTTTGCTTGATCAGCGCATTGATATTCATAGCACTCCGATCAGCCAAGTTATGACACAAAATCCAACCATTGCGTCACCGAATCTATTGGCTGTAGAAGGCTTAAATATCATGCAAGAAAAAAGTATCAATGGCTTAATGCTATGCCAAGATGGTAAATTAGTAGGCGCACTAAACATGCATGACCTACTAAAAGCAGGAGTGATGTAATGAGTCGAATGACGCCAACCCCTTATGGACAAGCTTCAACCGCTGTCATGAAAATTGCTAAACACATCCAACTGTTAATTTGTGATGTGGATGGCGTCTTTTCTGACGGTTTAGTGTACATGGGAAATCAAGGCGAAGAGCTCAAAACCTTTCATACTCGTGATGGGTATGGAGTGAAGTCACTGATGCAAGCCGGGATTGAAATTGCGATCATCACAGGTCGACAATCTCGCATTGTTGAAAACCGCATGAGCGCACTCGGCATCTCTCTGATTTACCAAGGACAAGATAACAAACTGCTCGCTTACGAAGACATTCTAAAGCAATTGCAAGTCGCACCTGAGCAGGTTGCTTATATCGGTGATGACCTGATTGATTGGCCTGTCATGGAAAAAGTTGGACTCAAAGTCTGTGTCGCCGATGGGCACCCATTACTTCGTCAACGAGCTAATTACGTGACTCACATTAACGGTGGCCATGGCGCGGTTCGTGAAGTTTGCGATCTTATTTTACAAGCTCGTGATGAACTTGAGGCTTACCAAGGGCTGAGTATATGATGAGCATGTCTCGACTCATTTACCTCTTGTTATTTTTCGTGGCCTGTTGGTCAGGTTATTATCTGTATGAACAGTCGGCAGACGACGTTGAGCAGACGGCACCAAGCTTAGAAGCCCCCATGTTTACGGGTAAGAATTTGTATAACACCAGTTACGATGAAACTGGCCTACGTAATTATAAAATTCATTCGGACTCATTAGAGCATTTTGCTCAAGATGGACATACGGTATTCTACTCACCAAAGCTGATTGTTTACCGAGAGGGGAATACCGAAGAGTGGGTGATCACTGCAGACAATGCCGTACTTAACAAAGAACACGTATTAACATTACAAAATAATGTATTAGCTCGAAATGTAATTCCGGGGTCGAGTTTGGATAGAATGACGACCGATAAAATGATCATTGATCTGGATAGTAAAGACTTTTCAAGTGATACTCCAGTCACCATGATTGGCCCCCAATTTATCAATACAGGTAATGCGATGACGGGTAATTTTGCCACCAATATCGCAACGCTATTTAATCAAGTTCAAGGTACCTATGAAAATATTACACCTTAGCGCTTTCTACCTGAGCGCCTTGCTTTGTGTTTTTCTATCAACGCCATCTTGGGCATTAACCGATGACCAAAAGCAGCCGATTCATATCACCTCAGACAGTCAAAATCTGGATATGAAAAGCAATAAAGTGACCTTTACCGGCAATGTAAAGTTGACTCAAGGCAGTATTTTGCTTACTGCAGATAA includes:
- a CDS encoding calcium/sodium antiporter — encoded protein: MLLAVVLLVVGLALLVWSADKLVYGSAAIAKNMGISPLVIGMTILAMGSSAPEMMVSATAALEGKTDTAIGNVLGSNIANIALILGITALIKPLSISSTILRRELPLMIVVTLIAGALLWDNYLGFGEGLVLIGLFALFIIAMLKISQNEKNQPDVLIEQQESEIPEGVSNKSAIFWVIVGLILLPIAADLLVDNAVVIAKYFGMSDLVIGLTIIAIGTSLPELAASLAGVLKGEDDMAVGNIIGSNIFNILAVMGIPGLINPSILSEYAMNRDFWVMLAVSLLLVVMALGKSRSINRIEGGILFLCFLAYQGYLFYNVSA
- the kdsD gene encoding arabinose-5-phosphate isomerase KdsD, yielding MSTSFDYCAVANQVLSIEMRGLQQLTQYFNENFSRACDMLLNNQGKVVVMGMGKSGHIGKKIAATLASTGTSAFFVHPGEASHGDLGMIESGDVVLAISNSGESSEILALYPVLKRRHIPIIGMTGKPESNMAKLADLHLQITVPEEACPLDLAPTTSTTATLVMGDALAVAIMQARGFTAEDFALSHPGGALGRKLLLKLSDIMHSGEALPMVSQDALIRDALLEVSQKGLGMTAIVADDMTLLGIFTDGDLRRLLDQRIDIHSTPISQVMTQNPTIASPNLLAVEGLNIMQEKSINGLMLCQDGKLVGALNMHDLLKAGVM
- the kdsC gene encoding 3-deoxy-manno-octulosonate-8-phosphatase KdsC — translated: MSRMTPTPYGQASTAVMKIAKHIQLLICDVDGVFSDGLVYMGNQGEELKTFHTRDGYGVKSLMQAGIEIAIITGRQSRIVENRMSALGISLIYQGQDNKLLAYEDILKQLQVAPEQVAYIGDDLIDWPVMEKVGLKVCVADGHPLLRQRANYVTHINGGHGAVREVCDLILQARDELEAYQGLSI
- the lptC gene encoding LPS export ABC transporter periplasmic protein LptC, with amino-acid sequence MSMSRLIYLLLFFVACWSGYYLYEQSADDVEQTAPSLEAPMFTGKNLYNTSYDETGLRNYKIHSDSLEHFAQDGHTVFYSPKLIVYREGNTEEWVITADNAVLNKEHVLTLQNNVLARNVIPGSSLDRMTTDKMIIDLDSKDFSSDTPVTMIGPQFINTGNAMTGNFATNIATLFNQVQGTYENITP